TTTGATGTTTGGCACTATGCTAAATCACCAAAGAAGAAGCTTATAAACGCCAGCAAACTAAAGTTCTGCAAGGAAATAACTCCATGGGTTGATAAAATCGTACTACACTTTTGGTGGTGCATAAAAACTTTTAACCATAATCCTGAgttattaaaagaaaaatggcTCTCTGTACTACATCACATCGCGGATGAACATGAGTGGGATGGTAGACTATACAGTGCTTGTATGCATAGTCCGATTGAAGAACAAAATAATGAAGAAATATTCTGGCTCTCTAAAGAGAAACcatcatataaaaatataatgaaGATTGTCTCCAATGACGTTCTAATAAAGGACTTACAACATTTGGTACATAACTGTCATACTGGTCTTTTGGAAAATTTCCATAGTCTGGCTCTAAAGTTCCGGTCAAAACGCATACATTTTGGAATTGATGCCATGGAAGCCAGAACAAAACTCGCTGCTCTATCTCGTAACCACAATGTGGGAAGACAGCAAGCAGTCGTACAGGTGTCAAGAACCAATACAGAACCGGTGGGAACTCTTCGTACTCGAGTCGTTCTGCCAAAAGGAAACTCTCGTTGGATAATACGAaatatatttgaaaaaatttCTGTAAAGTTTCTGGAAGACATCAGTGTGGATGTCCTGAAAATCTGCAATCATTCGCTGTTGTCTGAGTGGGAGTCAAGAGCACCGACCGTCCCGCCCAATATTGCAAATATAGAGAAACCAAACGAGGACGAAGTTAAAAACAACAAATCAGCAGATACAGAGCTACAGCCACACCAACGCTGTGAAATCAGTATAAAAGGTAATCctctatatattttaattttttttaaattattttattactgttatattttaattattGTTTTATTAAAAGATAAAACATACACATTTTTGTTTTAAAGAATATACATTATTGAATTTTAAAGAATAATATatactaattattttttttttttatctttcagaTCCGTATTggtatctttatttaaaaaagaagTGACATTAGATTATAATCCTTTAAAAATTGTTatttttctatcttttttttatattctattataaaaaataatgttttaagatATATAATAATACTATAAAATTTATTTTGTTCTGTTTTTATTGTGATTTAATTTAAATTTACTTGCAATACTTAAATGttacttttttcttatttatagTTTCTTAACCTGTATCTGTTTAAAATAATCATTcataaaaggcctcatgcacacgactgttgtgtgcatccgtggccgttgtgccgctttccgttttttttcgctgacccattgactttcaatgggtccatggaaaaatcggaaaatgcaccgttttgcagccgagaccgtgatccgtgtatcctgtccgtcaaaaaaatatgacctgtcctttttttttgacggacaacagttcacggacccattcaagtcaatgggtccgtgaaagaacacggatgcacacaagattggcgtccgtgatccgtggccgtaggttactttcatacagacggatccgaagatcggtctgcataaaagctttttcagagctgagttttcactttgtgaaaactcagatccgacagtatattctaacacagaggcgttcccatagtgatggggacgcttctacagggagtgcagaattattaggcaaatgagtattttgaccacatcatcctctttatgcatgttgtcttactccaagctgtataggctcgaaagcctactaccaattaagcatattaggtgatgtgcatctctgtaatgagaaggggtgtggtctaatgacatcaacaccctatatcaggtgtgcataattattaggcaacttcctttccttttgcaaaatgggtcaaaagaaggacttgacaggctcagaaaagtcaaaaatagtgagatatcttgcagagggatgcagcactcttaaaattgcaaagcttctgaagcgtgatcatcgaacaatcaagcgtttcattcaaaatagtcaacagggtcgcaagaagcgtgtggaaaaaccaaggcgcaaaataactgcccatgaactgagaaaagtcaagcgtgcagctgccaagatgccacttgccaccagtttggccatatttcagagctgcaacatcactggagtgcccaaaagcacaaggtgtgcaatactcagagacatggccaaggtaagaaaggctgaaagacgaccaccactgaacaagacacaccagctgaaatgtcaagactgggccaagaaatatctcaagactgatttttctaaggttttatggactgatgaaatgagagtgagtcttgatgggccagatagatgggcccgtggctggattggtaaagggcagagagctccagtccgactcagacgccagcaaggtggagtactggtttgggctggtatcatcaaagatgagcttgtggggccttttcgggttgaggatggagtcaagctcaactcccagtcctactgccagtttctggaagacaccttcttcaagcagtggtacaggaagaagtctgcattcttcaagaaaaacatgattttcatgcaggacaatgctccatcacacgcgtccaagtactccacagcgtggctggcaagaaagggtataaaagaagaaaatctaatgacatggcctccttgttcacctgatctgaaccccattgagaacctgtggtccatcatcaaatgtgagatttacaaggagggaaaacagtacacctctctgaacagtgtctgggaggctgtggttgctgctgcacgcaatgttgatggtgaacagatcaaaacactgacagaatccatggatggcaggcttttgagtgtccttgcaaagaaaggtggctatattggtcactgatttgtttttgttttgtttttgaatgtcagaaatgtatatttgtgaatgttgagatgttatattggtttcactggtaaaaataaataattgaaatgggtatatatttgttttttgttaagttgcctaataattatgcacagtaatagtcacctgcacacacagatatccccctaaaatagctaaaactaaatacaaactaaaaactacttccaaaaatattcagctttgatattaatgagttttttgggttcattgagaacatggttgttgttcaatactGAGCctttaatcctcaaaaatacaacttgcctaataattctgcactccctgtagttagaatatacaacgaactgtgtacatgactgccccctgctgcctggcagcacccgatctcttacagggggccgtgatcagcacaattaaccccttcaggtgctccacctgaaggggttaattgtgcgtatcatatccccctgtaagagatcaggggctgccaggcagcagggggcattaATAactttggtggcagtgtgcggcctcccctccccccccccccccccccccgatcattggtggcaacagagttccgatcggagccccagcgattaaactgggactccgatcggaagtcTATGCCAGCCTCAGTGCCTCATCACATCTCCTGCCACACAGCGCCGTGATTTGCCAGCCACACTGCTTGAACTCATTAGAAGCCATAATGCCCCCTGACTATACCAGCCATGATTTCTCATCAAAtttacagccacagtgccccctgaCTTTGCTAGCCAGATTGCCTCATCACATTAGCAGCCATAATTCCCTCTCACTATGCCAGTCTCAATGCCACCTGGCAACCACAGTGTCTCATCACATTGCAAGCCACAGTGTTTAATCACAGTGCCCGCTGACTACGCTAGCCACAGAGCACTATCATAAGTAGGGCCAGTTCACACcacttattcccccccccatcattggtggcaacggagttccaatcggagtcccagtttaatcgctggggctccgattggtaaccatggcaaccaggacactactgcagtcctggttgccatggttacttagcaatagtagaagcatcatacttacctgctggctgctgcgatgtctgtgtccggccgggagctcctcctactggtaagtgacaggtctgtgcggcgcattgctgtcacttaccagtaggaggagctcccggccggacacagacatcgcagcagacagcaggtaagtatgatgcttactgtcggatatgagttttcacgatgtaactcatatccgacagtatattctaacatagaggagttcccatggtgatggggacgcttcaagttaaaatataccatcggattggagaaaactccgatccgatggtataaaagagactccagactttacattgaaagtttacattgaaagttacattgaaaacggatccgtttgcaattgcaccatattgtgtcaacgtcaaacggatccgtccccattgacttgcattgtaattcaggacggatccgtttggctccgcacggccatgtccgtggatcccttcaaaaatcaaggaagacccacggacaaaaaaacggtcacggatcatggacctacgaaccccgtttttgcggaccttaaaaaaaaaaacggttgtgtgcatgaggccaaataaaaacaatttaaaataaaacCACGTTTCctcataaaaattttttttattaacataaaaccttagaagaaataaaatataacataatttaaaataaataaacacaattAATATAACAATATATAGAACAAATTATTTCTATTGTAAAGtgcaaatatgatttttttttttttaaacatttttattacGAACCTTTTATTTGTGCTTGTATTAATATGTAAACCTATGActagttttgttttttaattttttttaacatttttatattttttggttcATTCAAAAGCCATAAATTCAGCAGGGCTATCGGGATGTTGTTTGTAACCCATGTATTCTTGGTCTGGATCTGGGAAACCATTACGTATCGTGGACACAACACAAGAAGGTATTGGACGGCGGTTTCCGATGCCTAAGTATCCATGCTTAGGCGGCCTTTCCTTTCAATCTATGAGAATAAAAAAAAGGAGAATTTTTAGATTGTAATGACCTGCAATAAACGTAATGGATAATTTTTAAAAATCACTATCAACAATATTACTATTAGTTAAAGAGAACATTTCATTATGATTAATATACAAAAATGGAGAGCGCGCTCAGGGATCTACATGAACTTACAATAATCCCTGGGCGATGCTCAGTTATACCGGTATAGGCTTCGGTCTATTCTGATTTTTAGCACGCCTGTCAGAAGTCTGCCCTTGTTGTCCTGGGCGTCTGCTTCTCACAgtgctggagtgctggccaatcgcatcgctcaACTAATAGTCTGGGATACAAAATAACTCTCATGATATGAGCgtagcgctgtgattggccagcactacagcctgtGAGAAAGAGATGGCCACGAAAATTATGTAATTtctaaaaatattatatttttttatatataaataaaactttcctaaaaataaaatattatttttaatgtATTATATGGAAATGAAATGTACAATCATCTCACCGGTTGAGATCCTTTTGAGGCGGGGGAGTTTGAACTTGTCCGATTGTCCGTAATACTATTTGTAGTGTATCTTCCCTTTGACAAAAAATATCAAAGTATTCATGCTGAACGACACATGTAAAGTCACCCATGTAGGGTTCTATATTGGTAATTTCTTTACAGCATATAGATTCAATGTTGGTTGCCATCATTGTACAATTAGAACAATTGCACCAATGCAATACACCAATTCTCTGCTCGTTTTCGATAAATATTCTGTATGTAGAATTTTGACTCAATAGTGGGTTTGTTGGAAAACATTCTAATTGTGAAGTATCTCCAGCGTATTTTTGGTTTAATTCTTCTATTAAAATCATCatcttaaaaagtaaaaaaaaattattagtacattttattaaaaaaataaagaatacaaCAACAGAAAAATTAGGTTATGAATAATTAACtattatttttaataatatttggtacctccatcattttttttttcatgcaattCAACCATTCCAGTGTCTATGACGGTTGAGGGTACTGTAGTACTACTATTTGAATTGAGGGCAGCACTCTCAAAAGGttgcttttaaaatatgaaaaataaaattaattaataTTCATGAAATCTTgttatacaagaatataaatacttaGAGTAATATTTTATTATTGCTTTATGTAACaacggggctctatgctggataaaaaaaaaacatattttgggcCATCCgtttaacaaaattttttttttttattaaatttaaataaaaagaaaaaccttTTTTAAAACCGATAATGCTAAACTATCATCCTGCACATAGCAAGCCAAAATGTCATAATTAGTGTTGACAATCATAGAAGAGCTATCGGAGTTAATTATTACTTCAAGATCTTCATGCTGTAATGTAATTACACCTTCCATcttgaaaaaaacaaataaaaaattaagataGTATGATGCTATAActaataaaataattatttgaTGAATTCAACTCATCGAGTCATGGTCGATAGAAGCGGTTTTCTGTACTTCCTctatatttgaatttttttttaaatatacactgaatagttttgaaaaataaattaaataattattattattcataataactaaaaaaataataatatatatatatatatatatatacaggtccttctaaaaaaatttgcatattgtgataaagttcattattttctgtaatgtactgataaacattagactttcatatatattagattcattacacacaactgaagtagttcaagccttttattgttttaatattgatgattttggcatacagctcatgaaaacccaaaattcctatctaaaaaaattagcatatcatgaaaagattctctaaacgagctattaacctaatcatctgaatcaactaattacctctaaacacctgcaaaagattcctgaggcttttaaaaactcccagcctggttcattactcaaaaccgcaatcatgggtaagactgccgacctgactgctgcccagaaggccatcattgacaccctcaagcaagagggtaagacacagaaagacatttctgaacgaataggctgttcccagagtgctgtatcaaggcacctcagtgggaagtctgtgggaaggaaaaagtgtggcagaaaacgctgcacaacgagaagaggtgaccggaccctgaggaagattgtggagaaggaccgattccagaccttgggggacctgcggaagcagtggactgagtctggagtagaaacatccagagccaccgtgttcaggaaatgggctacaggtgccgcattccccaggtcaagccacttttgaaccagaaacagcggcagaagcgcctgacctgggctacagagaagcagcactggactgttgctcagtggtccaaagtacttttttcggatgaaagcaaattttgcatgtcattcggaaatcaaggtgccagagtctggaggaagactggggagagggaaatgccaaaatgcctgaagtcgtgtcaagtacccacagtcagtgatggtctggggtgccatgtcagctgctggtgttggtcca
This portion of the Bufo gargarizans isolate SCDJY-AF-19 chromosome 1, ASM1485885v1, whole genome shotgun sequence genome encodes:
- the LOC122925115 gene encoding uncharacterized protein LOC122925115 — encoded protein: MDTSDLNECASLFPELKKLPPLVFIPKNERQIVNEKKFLVFESCLDNLVRKVKCQYSEDCDYMVQTFHKKIEGSYCKITGTCYQGHYFTIFESQPRVGRYCSGNILIAAAILFSGQNFVKTKEFLNILGLQSIAEKTYYRYQSLFLFPAIDKAWKSNKEEMKDYSQNKPLCIAGDGQCDSPGHSAKYCVYTLMNTVNDNILDFEVIQKTQCASSFAMEKLGFETVMDRIIAQGSKIKIFASDRLVSIRKKMRTDYSMINHQFDVWHYAKSPKKKLINASKLKFCKEITPWVDKIVLHFWWCIKTFNHNPELLKEKWLSVLHHIADEHEWDGRLYSACMHSPIEEQNNEEIFWLSKEKPSYKNIMKIVSNDVLIKDLQHLVHNCHTGLLENFHSLALKFRSKRIHFGIDAMEARTKLAALSRNHNVGRQQAVVQVSRTNTEPVGTLRTRVVLPKGNSRWIIRNIFEKISVKFLEDISVDVLKICNHSLLSEWESRAPTVPPNIANIEKPNEDEVKNNKSADTELQPHQRCEISIKDPYWYLYLKKK